The Bombina bombina isolate aBomBom1 chromosome 9, aBomBom1.pri, whole genome shotgun sequence sequence aaaattcatttttaaacaactataaaatttacgtctattatcaattttgctttattctcttggcatcatttagtgaaaaaaacagcaatgtactattgggagatagctgaacacattggcaggccaatcataagaggcatatatgtgcagccaccaatcaacagctagcttttagcttctgagcctatctaggtatgcgtttcaacaaagaatattaagagaacaaagcaaattagataatagatgtaaacggaaaagttttttaaaattgtaaactctatctaaatcatgaaagaaaaaattgggcgttcatgtccctttaatattgttgttTTGGGGGAAATGGAGTAATCAAGCTTCACTTAGTTTGACTTTAAGATTGtgatcatttaagaaaaaaaacagccaatccctTTTGCTTTTCCTTTTAATTCTAAGAAGTTAGATTATTTTACTTTGTGTTGGATTCTATGAAATGGGCTTCACAGTGTTGGTGACCGGGTGACCAGGCTAAGAAAAAGGTGTTGCATGAAGATATACACccccgctagcagagggtgtatattaacccaatcgtattcaatcggcttgatttctgtcgatttctatccaccgcctcagagcaagcggacaggttatggagaagcgatctttgataaatatgcccctaggtaaCCTAcacaagcatttttttattttgatttgagttGTTTTTTAGATAgataacatttaaaaggacatgaaacccaaaaaatgtattttgttattcatatagagcgcgcaatattaaacaactttgctatttactcctggtatttaaagggacactttacttgatttttttatttcaaaagaaaATGGAATGGATATAGTAACCATtctagaatacacatatagcactcatgTAGccaaaaaaacaggagataaaattgaaggatgtgcaattaaaaacataatgttttaattgcacatccctcaattttatctcctgtttttttgcgtatttataaaagttatgttttaagtattGCAGCGACACTCCCAACCCATTAGGTGATTGTTTCAATTAACAGCACATAAGGTGTTGAATATGGCTacgtgagtgctatatgtgtattctagaATGGTTACTATATCCATTCCATTTTCTTTTGAAGTTTaaacaatacacagcaccatcTACCCTATTGTGTTTATATAGCATACAAGCTGACAATTTATTTAGGGTGTAGTCATTTTTACCTACCAGGTAGTGCCATTGAATCCCCCTCTTTtgcattgatttttttattgtttagaaagatagttgacgcctttactacccattccccatctttgcacaaccaacaggaccagtaaacacagtagatttgcataatcaacaaatgcaagataacaagacaatacaatagcatttactctgaatttcaaatgagtagtaaattcttttctaacacatttcaaagttatgtatatttccactctccctataccatgtgatagcaatcagccaatcacaaatgcatatacgtatagtctgtgaattcttgcacatgctcagtaggagctggtgactcaaaaaagtgtaaatataaaagactgtgtacatttttttaatggaagtaaattggaacgttgtttaaaattacatgctgtatctgaatcatgaaaatttaataaaacatgaGTGTCCCTCAGGTATACTTTATACTTTGTATatgtatactttataacatttaaacctctaaatttctgcctgtttctaagccactatagaaagcctcttatcacatgcttttatttattcgtttttcacaacaggagactactagttcatgtgagcgatatagataacattgtgctaacgccagtaaaatagataaaatgcaagtcaatagataataaataaatagtcatgtgatcagggagatgtcacagaggtaaaaagtatattaatataaccatgttggttatgcaaacacagggaatgggtaataaaggaattatctatctttttaaacaatcacatttttggagtagactgtccctttaaatctgctttgttatctcatgatatcctttgttgaaaagcatatctaagtatgctcagaagcagcaatgcactactggaagctagctagtgattggtagctgcatatatatatgcctcttgtcattggcttgctagctgtgttcagctagtttccagtagtgcaatgatgctccttcaacaaaggataccaagagaatgatgcaaatttgacaacagaagtgaattggaaagttgatttaaaaatggtatgttctatctgaattgtaaagaaaaaaaatgtgttttatgtccctttaagagtcatgtTAAATGTAACAAGATCTTGTTTTACTGTATGCCCCATTACTTTGTAACGGAAGAAtagggcaacgcgtttctcagttaaccCAGCAGGCGCtgcatactttaaagggacagaaacaccttgagattgttatataaaatgttcagttatgtgtaatgaaacaactttgcaatatacttccattgtttattttgccccatttcatgtaatttagctgtgaACATTAAGGATTTTCGAATCATTACTTTGTAGGGAAGCATTGAGCAGCACTGCTTTTCTTAGTAAACCCAACAGGGACTGACTGGGCTATGGGCTAAAAACTAACAGGCTCAGCCAGCTTTAATGAATCAGGACCACAGAATGGAgcacacaaataaacattaaagagacactgactGACATATAGCAAAACAAATATTGCTTTACTGCTCACACCCTGTAAATACCCTGGGGAACCATTATCTGACATTATGCATTCTACTTGCTGTAATTAATTCATAATTCATTCTGAGCTCAGCATATTTGTGGGGAAAGAACATTAGTTATGGTGTAAATAGATGTTAATAGATAAAGCCCTTGCAATACTACGTAAGCATTATACCTACTAGATGGTTTCAGCTCACTTCTAGAAAGTAATCACAGCCTGAGTATTTCAGACAGCACAGTAATAAATCAAAATCTTAATAAAGGCAGAGTAGATGGAATTGATCTCTGCCAAAAACTTGCCAGCTTGGAGAGGAATCATGTAAAATCCTTTAGGGTttattttgagcattatattgcaatgtatcagTCTCCTTCACTTTCAGAACTCTGCAGAGCAAGATAAACGGCTCAAACCTGTCCtgagacctccctaacaggccagattttatggATATCTGAACTACAGCGCAGGTGATCTAATCAGCTCGTCATTAACAAAGGTTTTTAAActactctcatccaaggtaatcctgaaaatctggcctattagggaggtctgaggacaggcttGATAAACCAGTGTTTTAGATCATAAGGTCCTTAGAAGAGAAGGTGGAACGTATATAGGCAGATCCTATGTAATCCCACTAAGATTTGGAGAGTTGATTTACACTTTATAAAGTAGCATAGTAATATGGAAAAATTCATATTACTGGACAGTTCTTTGAATTcgtaatgggacatgaaacacaaactttttcttttcatgattcagatagtgcatatactttttttttattctctttgtattctttattgatgAAACAATAATGCTCTGTGATAGCTATCTaagcacatcggtaagccaatgacaacaggcatttataggcagccaccaatcagcagctagctcccagctcctaagtctatttaggtatctttttcaacaaaggataccaagaaaaccaagaaaactagataatagaagtaatttggaaagttgtttacaattgtatgctctatctcaatcgtgaaaaaaaagtttgggtttcatgtccctttaattaatctaaGCTATTGAATACAATAAGGGCATGCAAATAGGGTTgctacctttagttcaggccaaacccgaaCACTCTTATTATGTCTCTATAAAGGGACACAACAGTAAATGTCACTTGTAACATGAATGAGACTACATAAGGCTTTCAGTTTCATAAAGTAATTTACCCCTTTCGCCACACACACCCTTGCACCCACGACCTGCTGGCATCTTCTTATGTATACACATTGAAGCTGAGTGGTAGTGCAGACCTACAGTATCTGTCTAAGCCTGTGACATTGCATATTAATGGCCATCAAAGTTGAATGCATAACTTTTGCAAGTAAAATTGCTGTTTTTGAAACACTTCttttgtatgcaaatattttataattcagtgAAGGCATTGCTTATATCAAGTATAATGATAGATAAATAGGTAATATTGCTTTAAATTACTTTAGCCCTGCTAGTATGTGCTTAGTTTCAGTATTGCAAATAAGTATTTATGTTTCTTTATAAAATCATCTATAAACCTGAAGGttttatataaacaaaaagacTATGGTGAGGTTAAAGATTTTAAAGGACAGAAAAAGACTTGGAAAGAGCATGACCTGGGTACAATTTCCATGTCTTTGTCTATCATAGCATGCCTTGACTTGTCCTGTGGTGGGCAAAACATGATTGGGATACAATGCCAACATCTGTGCCAACCATGGATTCAAATTACTGCCGCTGACACCATTCAGTTTACAAATAATCTGCTTTGCAGCACTGCAAGTAGTTGCCTCATGTTCACACAGCTGTCTGTGTCTGTCTTTGTTAAACATCATGAACAATGCACATACATGCATCAGTGTGTGGCACATAACTGTACACTACATATTATTTCCAATTGTTATTTGTGCTATAGAAAATTCAGCAGATTTCCAATCGCACCtcacacacattaaagggacagtcaacaccagaatttttgttgtttaaaaagataggcaatccctttattacccattccccagttttgcaaaaccagctctgttatattaatacacttttaatttctgtgactaacttgtatctaagcatcttctgaccgcccctaatcacatgacttttagttattatctattgacttgcattttagccaattagtgcagtgtctgccactagccatgggcgtgatcacaatgctatctatatggcctacatgagcttgctctcccctgctgtgaaaagtaaataaaatagaggtggccttcaagggcttagaaattatcatatgagcctccctaggtttgctttcaactagaataccaagagaacaaagtaaaattgttgataaaagtaaattggaaagttgtttaaaattacatgtcctatttgaaaaatgaacgtttttttttggacttgactgtccctttacgctGCCACACCAAGCCTTCGTAGCCTGTAGTCACACACATTCCTATGACTGGATCTCCCACTGAGCACTTGAAATGGCTAATTTCAGTTGAAAGGGTTCATTAGTGAAATAGCAGGGGGAGATATTTAGCAGTAAGAGGAACTGCATAGTGCGGCCTAGAGGGTATGACTGGCACAAACAAACCTCTACTGGTAGAAAGAGAATCATCTGTAGCAGCTAATACAAGCTAAAGGGTTACAGAGATATATGTGCTTTACTTTATTCCTGGTTTGTATTTGGGGTAAAATAAATGCATTCATATTGCTGCTGATTATTATATATTACCTACCCAACTGCTACAGTTTTATTGCAGGTATACAGTAGTGAGGTGAAGTTCGGTTCATCTAGATGAAtcagttcatttcggacggttcgattaactgaaccagTTCATCAGTTCACCTATTGGTCACGTGACGCGTGTGAGAGGCAGAGCCGCAGAAACGCAGATTCTCTACAGAAGCACCGATCGCTGAACTGATCCGAATCAACCGATGAGTCCTGAGTCACTGACTGACTGCGTGACAGTCTGACTCCTGAATCCTGGACTCCTTGTTCATTAAAAAGGTAATTACGTATGATATATCTGCTAGTGCTTATTGCCACTTACAGTCACCATACAGTGCTGTGTGAACACTCAGCACAATAGTATTATACAacctttataataaaaatatttttattatctttaatttatttgtaaACCCTGACTACACAACACAAGGCATTACAGTTCTCAATTTAACAGCAAAATTATGGAGAGAAAGGGGTGGAAATATCTGGAAGCAAGTGACTGGAGTGCTAGACAATGAATGACACACGCATGGGGACTCTGCAGGGACGCCAGCTCCTGTTCTGACCAGTAACAACATGGATAACCTAACCAGCATTTTGTTAGATATATAAATCTTAGGCAAATACTACATGCACAGCAAGCATTATACTCAGTTCTATGTATTTGTCTAACATTTGCATATTTAACAAAATACTTATTTATCCATGATCATacacaaaatgtattacatttacaaaaaaagggacatgaaaaccacatttttattGAATGATTTAGAAAGATCTTGTCATTtatacaaatttccaatttatttctatgatctaatttgctttattctcttgatgtcctttgctggaaagcatatctagataggctcagtagctgcttattggtggctgcacatagatgcctcttgtaatgattggctcacccatgtgtattgctatttcttcaacaaaggatatctaaagaatgaagcaaattagataatagaagtatattggaatgttgtttaaaattgtatctgtacctgaatcatgaaagaaatattttgggattagtgtccctttaaatcaaaaacaCAGTGGCAACAcatcttaaataaagttattacttgAGGGACCAGTCccttaaaaaactataatgccctcataaaaactataatgccctcttgtAACGGGTGGTTAATTGTCAGTCACTGGCCCGCAAATGGGTAATTTAACCATTTGCATGCACGCAAAATttctgcgctccacttgtaatctagcccttaaagggacattatacaccaacaaAAATATGGcctatttaaataaagaattcaaagaagataaagtttgcaATTGGcatgtagggttgccagctgtccttcaaaaaaatactggacagccagcagataacgggggggggggggggggggcacacacatacatttatttgagatatatatatatatatatatatatatatatatatatacacacactatatacagtgtgtatatatatatatatatatatatgcatacacagtatatatatatatatatatatatatatatatatatactgtgtatatatatatatatatatatatatatatatatatatatatatatataaaaaaatatatatatatacatagacagtatatatatatatatacatatacggtgtgtgtatgtatatatatatatatatatatatatatatatatatatatatatatatatgtatatatagatatatatatatatatatatatatatatacacacacacagaatatatatataaatatatacacacacacagtatatatatatatatatatatatatatatatatatatatatatatatattatacacagtatatatatatatatatatatatatatatatatatatattgtcaattaTTTGCTGTCATTTGCAACTTCACAAAATATGTTATAGGGATAGCCTGGCTGGATCCGAATACACACAAGACATACCTCATTGTGACTATATCAAGCATGGAAATTATGGCATCAGCAGCATAGACTGATTGGAGTCAGTCAGAAAGTGTCAGCGCAGCCCGCGGATCTTCTTGGTGACGGTGTTGTGACGTCACGtgcgtgatcacgtgacgtccTACAGTCTGACACTCTGACAGTCACTACAGCGGCGGCCCGGCAGGCAACACGCACAGCGCAGGAGCACACCGCACATCAGGATCTCTGATGAGCGGAGCCTGAGCCTGTAGACAGTCACTCAGTAGAATACAAGTGGACACGGTACAAGTGGACACGGGCTGTGAGCGGCTGCCTGTCACTGCCAGGGGGGGTGCTAAATAAAGACTAATAGATAGTTGGTCCTAAGTTTCTAACAAGTAAAAAGTTCataagcaaaaaaataaacaaaaaaaattaaaagcaaactacctaaggctatgtccgttttttttaaaataaaattaccgggcagtagcctgaaataccggacagtccggtgtaataccggacacctggcaaccctattggcatgtattagcaattttgctgctaaagcttctaaaattgatgataaagtttCACTACCTAAGGATACGTTTGTAGAacacactagctacaaagcaagacttttctcctctctccctattgtccttacagccagcccccatgctggagcaGCTAACCATGTAACTTTCCGGAAGCTCTATCTGTGAGCCGTGTTATTATTTTATAGCAATGTACAGGctgttgcatattttttttaaatatgtaaacatTTTTATTCTTTGTCCGTTTGTTGTCAGCAGCTGAGCTGACATGAGCACAATGCAGCCAATCGTTTGACATTTTGTTTGTAAAGTTTCACTGACTTCACCGAGGCTCTAACACTGCTGAACTGGGAGAGGGTTGGAATTCCTGCAGAGACACAACGGAAGGCAGTGAGGAGAATAAGCTGTGAGTTTAACTGCTTCTCTGTATCTCTGCGTGGTCTGCCTTCTGTTGTATTTCTGCAGGAATTccacccccctccttcccccctcccggttaccacagcactcaatcaaaattaaactttcattattcaaatagagcatgccattttaaacaactttccaatttacttccaataacaaaatgttcagtctttttatatttaaacgttttgagtcaccagctcctactgaacatgtgcaagaataagtgtgtgaatggctgatggctgtcacatggtacgtgaatgcatttgtgaatggctgatggcggtcacatggtacagggggagtggaaaaagacatttttaaaattgtcagaaaaaaatctaacactcatTTCAAGtacttcagactaagtgctattgcattgtcttgttatcttatgcaaatctactgtgttgactggtcctttaactatgttGTCCTGACACCGGAGGAACCTCTACCACTGCTGAACCGGGAGGGAGGAAGGGGGATCGAATTCTTGCAGAGACACAACAGAAGGCAGAGAGGAGAATTAGCTGTGAGTTTACTGGCTACTGTTTATCTTTGCATCGTTTCTAAAGTTTGTATAGAGCAACCCCCTAAACTCATTTAGTGTTCATAACATATTCTACTGTTTTAGATATTTACTAGTAACCCACATTATTAGCTGTGCATTGACTAGTTTTATCAGTTAaaaatctctctttttctctctctttctctctctctctttctctctctctttttctctctctttctctctctctttttctctctctttttctctctctttttctctctctttttctctctctctctctctctctctctctctctctctctctctctctctctctctctctctctttctctctctctttctctctctctttctctctctctctttctctctctctttctctctctctctctctctctctctctttctctctctttttctctctttctctctctttttctctctttttctctctttctctctctctttctctctttctctctctctctctttctctctctctctttcaagtaGTGTGTAGGATGATTGTCTCCATGTGCAGTAAAAACACTGCAAGTTTCTTCCCCATTCTAACTCTTTAGAAGTAAAACAAATAATGCTTTGTATACATCAAGAGTTTTATTAAATTAGCCcacatttttgtgtgtgtatactggccctttaaaggaccagtcaatacagtagatttgcataatcaacaaatgcatgataagacaatgcaatagcacttagtctgaactgcaaACGAGAAGTAGATTTTGTTTTAACAGCCCCACGCTCTGTATGgttcaaaaataaatataagctTGAGACTGAGTGCTTCAGGCACTGTTGTAAATAACAAGCACTGGGAAGGGAAAGGCATACAATTGTATGGCTTAAAGTAATAGACAAAGTTGTAGTTTTTACCAAGCAGGTGTCATGTATAAcgaaagggacactcaatcaaaattaaactatcattattcagcaattttaaacaactttccaatttacttccattaactaaatgtgcacagtctttttatatttaaactttttgagtcaccagcaactactgagcatgcgcaagaataagtgtgtacgtgtatgcatttgtgattggctgatgactgtcacatggtacagggggagtagaaaaagacataacttttaaaattgtcagaaaaaaaatctactactcatttgaagttcagactaagtgctattgcattgtctttttatcatacatttgttgattatgcaaatcaactgtgcTGACTGGTCCTTAAGTTCTGCCtgacatagggtgaccatattgccgctttaaaaagggacacatatgaaaaatacatatgtcagggttcttatacagaacatttctttaaacagccctggaaaaagccctgacatatatatattttttatatgtgtcccttttttaaagcggcaatatggtcaccctagcctGACAACAACTAGTGGTGATGTCACGGTCGGCAGGCAGAAGACCATGGTCACTTCCCTATCCCCTCTGATTGACCCCTGCCATGATACCATTAGATTTTGTTAAACAGCTCCTCCCCATTGACCATTCCAATACTAATAATAAAATTGCTGGTTTGCCTCTAACTATAGCAATTTAGTAGTAAGGATGGCTTCAAGAAAAAGAAGAAGCAGTATCTGGATTCATTTTGTTGAGGTTGGTCCACAGAAGGCAAAATGCAAGCTTTGCAACAATATTTTGTCAGGCCAAGGAGGAACAACTTCAAATTTCAGACGACATCTGCAAAACAAACATCCTACTGCATTGCTTATGCAAGTTGGACAAGAGGATTTAGCAGAAACCATACAAGCAACAACCATCATCAGCACCCCGTCCCCTAAAACTGAAGCATCTACCACATCTAGAAGGGGCATCGTTGTAAAAAGGCCTAGGAAAAATGTGAGACCACCAATTCGCCccaagagagagagaaacatagaTGAGGAGTTAACTAAAATGATTGCTCTAGATTTACAACCTTTTTCAATTGTTAATGACAAGGGATTTAGGAATTTCCTAAAAGCCATTGATCCATCGTACATTTTCCCAAATAGAAAGACACTATCAGCAATTGTATTGCCACAGCTGTATGACAGAATTAAGGCAGAACTGATGGTGAAAGTAAGCAATGCCTCTGCTGTGTGTCTGACAACTGACTGCTGGACATCACAGACAAATACTAGTTTTATGGCAGTCACTTGTCATTATATAGATGATAATTTTAAACTTGTATCATCTCTGCTGGACTGCTTTTCAGTTACAGACAACTTGGCAAATGAACTTAAAAACATTTGTGAAGAGTggggcatcacaaacaaagttgtTGCTTGTGTCTCTGACAATGCAAGTAATATACAAGCAGCTATACGGCAGGCTGGATGGAAGCACGTGGCCTGCTTTGCCCATTCATTAAACTTAATCGTGATGGAAAGCTTAAAACATATTCAGGAGACGGTGACAAAGGTGAGGAGTGTTGTACAATATGTCAACACAAGCACTGTTGCAACTGAAAGACTAAAAGCCACACAAAGACAAATGGGCTTTGAAGAACTGACGCTAAAGCAAGACGTTGTAACAAGGTGGAATTCTACATATTACATGCTGAAAAGATTTTGGGAGCAGAAAGAACCCATCATTGACATACTTGCCTTGGTCAACCCCAGCCTTGCAACCCTGACACTTGATGAGTGGGACATAATCAAAGAAACCTGTGAAATACTGAAGCCCTTTGAAGAGGTTACTGTTGAAATCAGCGCAGACAGGTTTGTATGAATTTAATGtaccatataatcatttaaagggatagtaaacccacattttttttccatgattcagatagagcatgaaattttaagcaactttctcatttattcctattataaatttgtcttcattctcttggtatctttttttatttgaaagatcaggagtgtaagcttaggagccagcccatttatttttgttcagcaccctgggtagcactagctgattggtggatacatttagccaccaattagcaagagctacccccagctgctgaaccaaaatTTTGCTGGCTAATAAGCTTATATTCCTGATTTTCCAATtaagataccacgagaacaaagaagcatttataataggagtaaattagaaagttgttgcctGTTATATCTGAATCACATTGCTTTTTatttagaagatgcttagatacaaggtaatcacagaggtaaaaagtacattaatataactgtgttggttgtgcaaaactggagaatgggtaataaagggattatctatcttttaaaacaataacaattctattgtagactgtccctttaagcttgtgcaAAAttgtaaaaggacagtctacttgaaaatgattattgtttaaaaagatagataatccctttattacccattcccccagttaCTTATCTTAGTGctgtttacaaacttgcatttctgcCAATGAGTTCTGCTGATTCATGAATAACGCACAGGAGTGCGcataatgtcatctatatggccacATGAAAaagcagtgcattttattagctattcacagccagacagtgaaatatgagggggccttcaagggcttagaaattagcatatgagcatacctaggtttagctttcaacaaagaataccaagagaacaaagcaaatttgattataaaagtgacttggaaagttgtttaaaattacatgtactatctgaatcatgaaagcttaatttgcaCTTTAAAGTATTATTTTGGCATAGTTAAAGCCATATGTATTATTACTTTATTTTTTGTCATAAACAATACTTTATACATTTGGTCTACAGTAGGTCTGATTGTAATGTTAAATTTAGTAAGCTGTGTCATCTCTTTCTCATTATAACAGATATGTAACTGCATCAAAGGTCATTTTAATGGCAAGGGGATTGCAAAAAGCCGTTCTAAGATCACGGGGAGCTTGGTCCACTCATGTCCCAGTTATTGCAATGCTGGAGGAATTTAAAGAACAAATGCAAAACCACTTCCACCAAATCGAACACTTCCGTCTGCTAGCTGAGGCAACCCTCCTGGACCCTAGGTTTAAGCAAAGGGCTTTCCACGATACAACAGCATCAGATGAAGCAGCCAAAAGTATCACTACAGCTGCTGCAAGACTTGCGACCGGTACCCATGGGCATCAACCTCGCCCTGCAGATGCCCCAGCCTCTACTCCATCAGAGCAGTCTTCTTTCTGGGAGGACTTTGATGAGAGAGTGGCTGATGCAGTCACCCTCTGCAACCCTACTTCCACTGCAATGTCAGAAATGAGAGGCTATCTTGCCGACCCCCTGGTACCAAGGTCTGAAGACCCATTGGTCTGGTGGAAAGCAAGAGAGAGCATCTATGAAGGGCTAACGGCTATTATGAGAAGGAGACTTTGCATTGTAGCTACCTCTGCTCCTGCAGAGAGGATTTTTTCAAAAGCAGGGCAGAACTTTTCAGAAAGGAGGAACAGGCTGAGTCCAAATAAAGTTAGACAGCTCGTATTTCTAAATGCAAATATCACCACTCCTGAAGAAAAATCAACATAGAGAGGGGCAAATACTTTCTTCTGTTTATTTAGGTTTTCTTTATCTcccttgtttgttaaagggacattattgatgaaacccaaaaatgttatttaatgattcagatagagaatac is a genomic window containing:
- the LOC128640229 gene encoding zinc finger BED domain-containing protein 4-like, yielding MASRKRRSSIWIHFVEVGPQKAKCKLCNNILSGQGGTTSNFRRHLQNKHPTALLMQVGQEDLAETIQATTIISTPSPKTEASTTSRRGIVVKRPRKNVRPPIRPKRERNIDEELTKMIALDLQPFSIVNDKGFRNFLKAIDPSYIFPNRKTLSAIVLPQLYDRIKAELMVKVSNASAVCLTTDCWTSQTNTSFMAVTCHYIDDNFKLVSSLLDCFSVTDNLANELKNICEEWGITNKVVACVSDNASNIQAAIRQAGWKHVACFAHSLNLIVMESLKHIQETVTKVRSVVQYVNTSTVATERLKATQRQMGFEELTLKQDVVTRWNSTYYMLKRFWEQKEPIIDILALVNPSLATLTLDEWDIIKETCEILKPFEEVTVEISADRYVTASKVILMARGLQKAVLRSRGAWSTHVPVIAMLEEFKEQMQNHFHQIEHFRLLAEATLLDPRFKQRAFHDTTASDEAAKSITTAAARLATGTHGHQPRPADAPASTPSEQSSFWEDFDERVADAVTLCNPTSTAMSEMRGYLADPLVPRSEDPLVWWKARESIYEGLTAIMRRRLCIVATSAPAERIFSKAGQNFSERRNRLSPNKVRQLVFLNANITTPEEKST